A single window of Agromyces aureus DNA harbors:
- a CDS encoding Pr6Pr family membrane protein has product MPAVTSGLSQEARTRRARMLLGVFRLAIVALEVIALIGNFRYVLGFRTFATANFFSYFTIQSAFLAVITLAIAAGFALTAPRDPAWLGILRTCVTVYVVLSGIVFAIIVAESSSHGYRVDVPWSDTLLHFVVPALAVIAWSVDSVLGVNPPVPWSTVGWVLPFPFGWLIYTLIRGADVGWYPYFFLDEAQVGSVLGVVVACAIVLAIFLALTASFVAINRWLWRRARDRRARPKRSPDPTAARVGSPALRR; this is encoded by the coding sequence ATGCCCGCCGTGACGTCCGGACTCTCGCAAGAGGCCCGGACTCGGCGGGCGCGCATGCTGCTGGGCGTGTTCCGGCTCGCGATCGTCGCGCTCGAGGTCATCGCGCTCATCGGCAACTTCCGCTACGTGCTCGGCTTCCGCACGTTCGCGACGGCCAACTTCTTCAGCTACTTCACGATCCAGTCGGCGTTCCTCGCCGTCATCACGCTCGCGATCGCGGCCGGGTTCGCGCTGACCGCACCACGGGACCCGGCGTGGCTCGGCATCCTGCGCACGTGCGTCACGGTCTACGTCGTGCTCTCGGGCATCGTGTTCGCGATCATCGTCGCCGAGTCGTCGTCGCACGGGTACCGCGTCGACGTGCCCTGGTCGGACACGCTGCTGCACTTCGTCGTGCCGGCGCTCGCGGTCATCGCCTGGTCGGTCGACAGCGTGCTCGGCGTGAACCCGCCCGTGCCCTGGTCGACGGTCGGCTGGGTGCTGCCGTTCCCGTTCGGCTGGCTGATCTACACCTTGATCCGAGGTGCGGATGTCGGGTGGTACCCGTACTTCTTCCTCGACGAGGCCCAGGTCGGCAGCGTGCTCGGGGTGGTGGTCGCGTGCGCGATCGTGCTCGCGATCTTCCTCGCGCTGACGGCCAGCTTCGTCGCGATCAACCGGTGGCTGTGGCGAAGGGCTCGAGATCGGCGAGCACGGCCGAAACGAAGTCCTGATCCGACAGCTGCTCGAGTCGGGTCGCCTGCGCTGCGGCGATGA
- a CDS encoding flavin monoamine oxidase family protein — translation MDERGAPNGIPRRTFLRAGLAAGFAGAAAIVLASCTWDEPRPTTTPTATPTPTAPPTPSAVPRPTNMRRSAWGTDPYARGAFSFAEFGSTDQMRTRLATPIGGRLVFAGEATSSLAPGTLQGARLSGLRAAGDIAGFAEPGERIAVIGAGLAGLTAARELVDQGFEVIVIEARDRIGGRVQSVVDDAFGTPVELGSWLVGDDEGLVGALAAASVGTIPFLGSAAVVRIDGTQVEPSTAGTDALVRAHVWSQALPHDVSVATALLQSGEVPASEAPGDDGVSPAGWLRHAISSGLEPLTGAAATVVSAQAWDPAQLLAPPPGLSLPTSPISGVLDQLADGLDIVLTSAVTQIATNDTRVSLRLDTGESLTVDRVVSTLPLGVLKTDQVRFQPPLPRPYQLAIAQLGMGVVDVVWLAFDAPFWRADVAADATAEAQAEGEASDAGSPASVLSVVGGFPTVARWIDVGVATGSGEAVLVGVIAAAQATRLEQLSDQDFVSAVLADLEPFATATG, via the coding sequence ATGGACGAACGGGGCGCGCCTAACGGGATCCCCCGGCGGACGTTCCTCAGGGCGGGCCTCGCCGCGGGCTTCGCCGGTGCCGCCGCGATCGTGCTCGCGAGCTGCACGTGGGACGAGCCGCGTCCGACGACGACGCCCACCGCGACGCCGACCCCGACGGCCCCGCCCACGCCGTCGGCCGTGCCGCGTCCGACGAACATGCGGCGCTCGGCGTGGGGCACCGATCCGTACGCCCGCGGTGCGTTCAGCTTCGCCGAGTTCGGCTCGACCGACCAGATGCGCACGCGCCTGGCGACGCCCATCGGCGGCCGCCTCGTGTTCGCGGGCGAGGCGACGTCCTCGCTCGCCCCGGGCACGCTGCAGGGCGCTCGGCTCTCGGGGCTGCGGGCTGCCGGCGACATCGCCGGGTTCGCAGAGCCGGGCGAGCGCATCGCGGTCATCGGCGCCGGCCTGGCCGGGCTCACGGCCGCGCGCGAACTCGTCGACCAGGGCTTCGAGGTGATCGTGATCGAGGCGCGCGACCGCATCGGCGGGCGCGTGCAATCCGTCGTCGACGACGCGTTCGGCACGCCGGTCGAGCTCGGCAGTTGGCTCGTCGGCGACGACGAGGGGCTCGTCGGGGCGCTGGCCGCGGCATCCGTCGGCACGATCCCGTTCCTCGGGTCGGCCGCCGTGGTGCGGATCGACGGCACCCAGGTGGAGCCGTCGACGGCCGGAACCGACGCGCTCGTGCGCGCGCACGTCTGGTCGCAGGCGCTCCCCCACGATGTGTCGGTCGCCACCGCGCTGCTGCAGTCCGGCGAGGTGCCGGCCTCCGAGGCGCCGGGCGACGACGGCGTGAGCCCGGCCGGATGGCTGCGCCACGCGATCTCGAGCGGGCTCGAGCCGCTGACGGGCGCGGCCGCGACCGTGGTCTCCGCCCAGGCGTGGGATCCGGCGCAGCTGCTTGCTCCTCCGCCCGGCCTGAGCCTGCCGACCTCGCCCATCTCGGGCGTGCTCGATCAGCTCGCCGACGGGCTCGACATCGTGCTGACGAGCGCGGTGACGCAGATCGCCACCAATGACACCCGTGTCAGCCTGCGCCTCGACACCGGCGAGTCCCTCACGGTCGACCGGGTCGTGTCGACGCTGCCGCTCGGCGTGCTGAAGACCGACCAGGTGCGGTTCCAGCCGCCGCTGCCGCGCCCGTACCAGCTCGCCATCGCGCAGCTCGGCATGGGCGTGGTCGATGTCGTCTGGCTCGCCTTCGACGCCCCCTTCTGGCGAGCGGATGTCGCGGCCGACGCCACGGCGGAGGCGCAGGCCGAGGGTGAGGCGTCCGACGCCGGCTCACCGGCATCCGTGCTCAGCGTGGTCGGCGGGTTCCCGACGGTCGCGAGGTGGATCGACGTCGGCGTCGCGACCGGCTCGGGCGAGGCCGTGCTCGTCGGCGTCATCGCCGCAGCGCAGGCGACCCGACTCGAGCAGCTGTCGGATCAGGACTTCGTTTCGGCCGTGCTCGCCGATCTCGAGCCCTTCGCCACAGCCACCGGTTGA
- a CDS encoding aspartate aminotransferase family protein — MTDTLSDTATAVHTDRHGAAHGLPDAGAEAQVRADDRAHVFHSWSAQALIDPLPIAAGEGSTFWDYQGNAYLDFSSQLVNLNLGHQHPDLVAAIQQQAGRLATIQPSMANDVRGELARRIAEVAPGDLDKVFFTNGGADANEYAVRMARAVTGRRKVLSMYRSYHGGTATAISLTGDPRRWANEPSDGSVAHFFGPYEYRSSWGATTPEQETERALAHLEQVIVLEGANTIAAIILETIVGTNGVLVPPPGYLEGVRALADEYGIVYIADEVMVGFGRVGEWFAVNHFGVVPDLITFAKGVNSGYAPLGGVVISQRIAAHFDTVAFMGGLTYSGHPLACAPGVATFEVFERDGILERVRDLGERVVGPRLREIAAKHPSVGEVRGLGLFWAIELVKDAETREPLVPFNAAGADAAPMGAVATTCKKAGLWPFVHFNRLHVAPPLVISEEELVRGLDLIDEALTVADSYVV, encoded by the coding sequence ATGACCGACACCCTCAGCGACACCGCGACCGCGGTGCACACCGACCGCCACGGCGCCGCGCACGGGCTGCCCGACGCCGGCGCCGAGGCGCAGGTTCGCGCCGACGACCGCGCCCACGTCTTCCACTCCTGGAGCGCGCAGGCCCTCATCGACCCGCTGCCCATCGCCGCGGGCGAGGGCTCGACGTTCTGGGACTACCAGGGCAACGCGTACCTCGACTTCTCGAGCCAGCTCGTGAACCTGAACCTGGGCCACCAGCACCCCGACCTCGTCGCCGCGATCCAGCAGCAGGCGGGTCGCCTTGCGACGATCCAGCCGTCGATGGCGAACGACGTGCGCGGCGAGCTCGCACGCCGCATCGCCGAGGTCGCCCCGGGCGATCTCGACAAGGTGTTCTTCACGAACGGCGGCGCCGACGCCAACGAGTACGCCGTGCGGATGGCCCGCGCGGTCACCGGGCGCCGCAAGGTGCTGTCGATGTACCGCAGCTACCACGGCGGCACCGCGACGGCGATCTCGCTCACGGGCGACCCGCGCCGTTGGGCGAACGAGCCGTCCGACGGGTCGGTCGCGCACTTCTTCGGCCCCTACGAGTACCGCTCGTCGTGGGGCGCGACCACCCCCGAGCAGGAGACCGAGCGTGCACTCGCCCACCTCGAGCAGGTCATCGTGCTCGAGGGCGCGAACACGATCGCCGCGATCATCCTCGAGACGATCGTCGGCACGAACGGCGTGCTCGTTCCGCCGCCCGGCTACCTCGAGGGCGTGCGCGCGCTGGCCGACGAGTACGGCATCGTCTACATCGCCGACGAGGTCATGGTCGGCTTCGGCCGCGTCGGCGAGTGGTTCGCGGTGAACCACTTCGGCGTCGTGCCCGACCTCATCACGTTCGCGAAGGGCGTCAACTCGGGCTACGCCCCGCTCGGCGGCGTCGTCATCTCGCAGCGGATCGCCGCGCACTTCGACACCGTGGCCTTCATGGGCGGCCTGACCTACTCGGGCCACCCGCTCGCGTGCGCCCCGGGCGTCGCCACGTTCGAGGTGTTCGAGCGCGACGGCATCCTCGAGCGCGTGCGCGACCTCGGCGAGCGCGTCGTCGGTCCGCGCCTGCGCGAGATCGCGGCGAAGCACCCGTCGGTCGGCGAGGTGCGCGGCCTCGGCCTGTTCTGGGCGATCGAGCTCGTGAAGGACGCCGAGACGCGCGAGCCGCTCGTACCGTTCAACGCCGCCGGTGCCGATGCCGCCCCCATGGGCGCGGTGGCCACTACGTGCAAGAAGGCCGGCCTCTGGCCGTTCGTGCACTTCAACCGACTGCACGTCGCTCCCCCGCTCGTGATCAGCGAGGAGGAGCTCGTGCGCGGCCTCGACCTCATCGACGAGGCGCTCACGGTCGCCGACTCGTACGTCGTTTGA
- a CDS encoding CoA-acylating methylmalonate-semialdehyde dehydrogenase, which produces MSITETAPSTTSTSDLPAIGHWVDGAVRASTSGRTAPVYNPATGAVRAQVALADQAEIDAAIASAHAGFQVWSGYSIAKRQTVMFAFRELLNSRKGELAQIITAEHGKVVSDAMGEILRGQEVVELATGFPHLIKGAFSENASSGIDVYSIKQPLGVVGIISPFNFPAMVPMWFFPIAIAAGNAVVLKPSEKDPSAALWIAELWREAGLPDGVFTVLQGDKLAVDGLLTSPLVQSISFVGSTPIAQYIYETASKHGKRVQALGGAKNHMLVLPDADLDLVADSAVNAGYGAAGERCMAISVVLAVEPVADELIAKISERIAKLKIGNGAGVEAGDGTRVEPDMGPLITDVHRDKVSSYVDIAEADGATVVVDGRSLTVEGHEDGFFFGPTLLDNVPTTSRAYTEEIFGPVLSVVRVESYDEGLDLINSGQFGNGTAIFTNDGGAARRFQNEVQVGMIGINVPIPVPVAYHSFGGWKQSLFGDAKAYGVHGFDFFTREKAITARWLDPATRNDSAHTGINLGFPQNH; this is translated from the coding sequence ATGAGCATCACCGAGACCGCCCCGTCGACCACCTCGACGTCCGACCTGCCCGCCATCGGGCACTGGGTCGACGGCGCAGTGCGCGCCTCGACGTCGGGCCGCACGGCCCCGGTGTACAACCCCGCGACAGGCGCCGTGCGGGCGCAGGTCGCGCTGGCCGACCAGGCCGAGATCGATGCGGCGATCGCGTCGGCGCACGCCGGGTTCCAGGTCTGGAGCGGCTACTCGATCGCGAAGCGTCAGACCGTGATGTTCGCGTTCCGCGAGCTGCTGAACTCGCGCAAGGGCGAGCTCGCGCAGATCATCACCGCCGAGCACGGCAAGGTCGTCTCCGACGCGATGGGCGAGATCCTCCGCGGCCAGGAGGTCGTCGAGCTCGCGACCGGGTTCCCGCACCTGATCAAGGGCGCGTTCAGCGAGAACGCCTCGTCGGGCATCGACGTGTACTCGATCAAGCAGCCGCTCGGCGTGGTCGGCATCATCAGCCCGTTCAACTTCCCGGCCATGGTGCCGATGTGGTTCTTCCCGATCGCGATCGCCGCGGGCAACGCCGTCGTGCTCAAGCCCAGTGAGAAGGACCCGTCGGCCGCGCTCTGGATCGCCGAACTCTGGCGCGAGGCAGGCCTGCCCGACGGTGTGTTCACCGTGCTGCAGGGCGACAAGCTCGCCGTCGACGGACTGCTCACGAGCCCGCTCGTGCAGTCGATCTCGTTCGTCGGCTCGACGCCGATCGCGCAGTACATCTACGAGACCGCCTCGAAGCACGGCAAGCGCGTCCAGGCGCTCGGCGGTGCGAAGAACCACATGCTCGTGCTGCCCGACGCCGACCTCGACCTCGTCGCCGACTCGGCCGTCAACGCCGGGTACGGCGCCGCGGGCGAGCGCTGCATGGCGATCTCGGTCGTGCTGGCCGTCGAGCCCGTCGCCGACGAGCTCATCGCCAAGATCTCCGAGCGCATCGCGAAGCTGAAGATCGGCAACGGCGCCGGCGTCGAGGCCGGCGACGGCACGCGCGTCGAGCCCGACATGGGCCCGCTGATCACCGACGTGCACCGCGACAAGGTGTCGAGCTACGTCGACATCGCCGAGGCCGACGGTGCGACGGTCGTCGTCGACGGCCGCAGCCTCACGGTCGAGGGCCACGAGGACGGCTTCTTCTTCGGCCCGACCCTGCTCGACAACGTGCCCACCACGAGCCGCGCCTACACCGAGGAGATCTTCGGCCCGGTGCTCTCGGTCGTGCGCGTCGAGTCGTACGACGAAGGCCTCGACCTCATCAACTCGGGCCAGTTCGGCAACGGCACGGCCATCTTCACGAACGACGGCGGCGCGGCCCGCCGCTTCCAGAACGAGGTCCAGGTCGGCATGATCGGTATCAACGTGCCGATCCCCGTGCCCGTCGCCTACCACTCGTTCGGCGGATGGAAGCAGTCGCTGTTCGGCGACGCGAAGGCCTACGGCGTGCACGGCTTCGACTTCTTCACCCGCGAGAAGGCCATCACGGCCCGCTGGCTCGACCCGGCCACCCGCAACGACTCCGCGCACACCGGCATCAACCTCGGCTTCCCCCAGAACCACTGA
- a CDS encoding PucR family transcriptional regulator — MPERREDAAIRTDRPAVSATSAADGGLPTVREILTLPAVANGVPEVLAVDELLDARVRWVHVSDSGGVARLLDGGELLLSTGSGWPTEPAELDAFIAGLVEAGLSGLVLELGVHYRYVPAVVERSAREHGLALVVLHREVKFVALTEAVHSRIISEQTTALRARDEVRERFTALSLRGSPADFIVHQLAQTLGSAVVLENLAHEVVAAEVPPADEAELFADWEARSRFEHRRGGIGEWLIVPVEARGTRWGHLIALPGPVHPAGRTSVLEQGAIALALGRLADGPSDEWTRIGRQRLVDGLLAGRFAGVAGAAARVAAAGLPIEGAVLHGMVASGAPVASGVADAAARAFAGRAIDGAANAAGSSTSARIVLVSAPKALTEAQVQAFALALVGGDRAAAERLVLSIGAPATGLEGALGSVQEAIDLARGPRPRGARGLVVRRGDDRPLIRLVTSLRDDPRLLQHSERMLAPLIEYDLARDGDLLSVLGAMLAHPGNRTAAAGASHLSRSVFYQRISLIGDLLDVDLDDGEVLTALHLALLVRRSAAH, encoded by the coding sequence ATGCCAGAACGTCGCGAAGACGCAGCGATCCGAACAGACCGTCCGGCGGTCTCGGCGACCTCGGCGGCCGATGGAGGGCTGCCCACCGTGCGCGAGATCCTGACCCTGCCCGCCGTCGCGAACGGCGTGCCGGAGGTGCTCGCGGTCGACGAGCTGCTCGACGCGAGGGTGCGCTGGGTGCACGTCTCCGACAGCGGCGGCGTCGCCCGCCTGCTCGACGGCGGCGAGCTGCTGCTCTCGACGGGGTCGGGCTGGCCCACCGAGCCGGCCGAGCTCGATGCGTTCATCGCCGGCCTCGTCGAGGCCGGGCTCTCCGGCCTCGTGCTCGAGCTGGGCGTGCACTACCGCTACGTGCCGGCCGTGGTCGAGCGTTCGGCGCGCGAGCACGGCCTCGCGCTCGTGGTGCTCCACCGCGAAGTGAAGTTCGTCGCGCTCACCGAGGCCGTGCACAGTCGCATCATCTCGGAGCAGACGACCGCGCTCCGGGCGCGTGACGAGGTGCGCGAGCGGTTCACGGCGCTGAGCCTGCGCGGCTCGCCTGCGGACTTCATCGTGCACCAGCTCGCGCAGACGCTCGGTTCGGCGGTGGTGCTCGAGAACCTCGCCCACGAGGTCGTCGCGGCCGAGGTGCCGCCAGCCGACGAGGCCGAGCTGTTCGCCGACTGGGAGGCGCGCTCGCGGTTCGAGCACCGACGCGGCGGCATCGGCGAGTGGCTCATCGTGCCCGTCGAGGCGCGCGGCACGAGATGGGGTCACCTCATCGCGCTGCCGGGTCCGGTGCATCCGGCCGGTCGCACGAGCGTGCTCGAGCAGGGCGCGATCGCGCTCGCGCTGGGGCGTCTCGCCGACGGCCCGAGCGACGAATGGACGCGGATCGGCCGCCAGCGCCTGGTCGACGGCCTGCTCGCCGGGCGATTCGCGGGCGTCGCGGGCGCCGCGGCGCGGGTCGCCGCGGCCGGTCTGCCGATCGAGGGGGCGGTGCTCCACGGCATGGTCGCATCGGGGGCCCCGGTCGCTTCGGGAGTGGCGGATGCCGCGGCGCGGGCGTTCGCCGGCCGCGCGATCGACGGTGCCGCGAACGCCGCAGGCTCGTCGACCTCGGCTCGCATCGTGCTGGTCTCGGCGCCCAAGGCGTTGACCGAGGCGCAGGTGCAGGCGTTCGCCCTCGCCCTCGTCGGTGGAGACCGGGCCGCGGCGGAGCGGCTCGTGCTCTCGATCGGTGCTCCCGCCACGGGACTCGAGGGCGCGCTCGGTTCGGTGCAGGAGGCGATCGACCTCGCCCGCGGCCCCCGCCCGCGTGGCGCACGCGGACTCGTCGTGCGCCGCGGCGACGACCGCCCGCTCATCCGGCTCGTCACCTCGCTGCGTGACGACCCCCGCCTGCTGCAGCACAGCGAGCGCATGCTGGCCCCGCTCATCGAGTACGACCTCGCGCGCGACGGCGACCTGCTGAGCGTGCTCGGAGCGATGCTCGCGCACCCCGGCAATCGCACCGCGGCGGCCGGGGCCTCGCACCTGTCCCGGTCGGTGTTCTACCAGCGCATCTCCCTCATCGGCGACCTGCTCGACGTCGACCTCGACGACGGCGAGGTGCTCACGGCGCTGCACCTGGCGTTGCTCGTGCGGCGCAGCGCCGCGCACTGA
- a CDS encoding VOC family protein, whose protein sequence is MTATSIFVNFPTTDLDRAKAFYEALGFSINPNFTDDNAACVVLSDTIYFMVLKREYLATFTDKQIIDPKTHAQMSIALSRDSRDEVDEVLAKGLAAGGTEPREAQDYGFMYARDLDDPDGNNLSFVFMEAAAAESGPEAYLAEQAAAEPTTATA, encoded by the coding sequence ATGACCGCGACCAGCATCTTCGTGAACTTTCCCACCACCGACCTCGACCGCGCGAAGGCGTTCTACGAGGCCCTCGGGTTCAGCATCAACCCGAACTTCACCGACGACAACGCCGCCTGCGTCGTGCTCAGCGACACCATCTACTTCATGGTGCTGAAGCGCGAATACCTCGCGACCTTCACCGACAAGCAGATCATCGATCCCAAGACGCACGCGCAGATGTCGATCGCGCTGAGCCGCGACTCGCGCGACGAGGTCGACGAGGTGCTCGCGAAGGGCCTCGCTGCCGGCGGCACCGAGCCGCGCGAGGCGCAGGACTACGGCTTCATGTATGCGCGCGACCTCGACGACCCCGACGGCAACAACCTCTCGTTCGTCTTCATGGAGGCCGCGGCCGCCGAGAGCGGACCCGAGGCGTACCTGGCCGAGCAGGCCGCGGCCGAGCCGACGACCGCGACGGCCTAG
- a CDS encoding winged helix-turn-helix transcriptional regulator, translating to MATRGTRGYGQFGGAARALERVGDRWALLIVRDLLVGPRRYGDLKAGLPRIPTNILSDRLKELQEAGVLRRVPTVRGGYELTPLGRDLEPVITALERWGWAVLGEPADDETVSADSLAFALRAAFRADAAAALPPTEYVLHVGAVSLSAIVVGGTLDVVPVGAGALPQPRRRSAMEPVPSGVLELEVQPRALAGLLSGEPRGERGAGGLTVVSGGDELLERFGVTFRIEPGTPTTDAEAAVAA from the coding sequence ATGGCGACACGCGGCACGCGAGGCTACGGCCAGTTCGGCGGAGCGGCGAGGGCGCTCGAGCGGGTCGGCGACCGATGGGCACTGCTCATCGTGCGCGACCTGCTCGTCGGCCCCCGCCGCTACGGCGACCTCAAGGCCGGTCTCCCCCGGATCCCGACCAACATCCTGAGCGATCGGCTCAAGGAGTTGCAGGAGGCCGGGGTGCTCCGCCGTGTGCCGACCGTGCGCGGCGGCTACGAGCTCACCCCGCTCGGGCGCGACCTCGAACCCGTCATCACGGCCCTCGAGCGCTGGGGCTGGGCCGTGCTCGGCGAACCCGCCGACGACGAGACCGTCAGCGCCGACTCGCTCGCGTTCGCGCTGCGCGCCGCCTTCCGAGCGGATGCCGCGGCCGCCCTCCCGCCGACCGAGTACGTGCTGCACGTCGGCGCCGTCTCCCTGTCGGCGATCGTCGTCGGCGGCACGCTCGACGTGGTGCCCGTGGGCGCCGGAGCGCTGCCGCAACCGCGACGTCGATCGGCGATGGAGCCCGTGCCGTCGGGCGTGCTCGAACTCGAAGTGCAGCCGCGTGCGCTCGCCGGACTGCTCTCGGGGGAGCCGCGGGGCGAGCGCGGCGCCGGCGGCCTCACGGTCGTCTCGGGCGGCGACGAGCTGCTCGAACGGTTCGGCGTCACGTTCCGCATCGAGCCGGGCACGCCGACGACGGATGCCGAGGCGGCCGTCGCGGCGTAG
- a CDS encoding Rid family hydrolase, whose translation MRKLVTTGSPWETRIGYSRAVVVDDTIHISETAGAGDDLYAQTRTALATIESVLVEHGFSLEDVVHSRLAVSDFANWEEAARAHGEVYAEIRPAFTLTHAMPFVDPAILVEVGAVATRSRA comes from the coding sequence ATGCGCAAGCTCGTCACCACCGGATCGCCCTGGGAGACCCGGATCGGCTACTCGCGGGCGGTCGTCGTCGACGACACCATCCACATCTCCGAGACCGCCGGCGCGGGCGACGACCTCTACGCGCAGACGCGAACGGCACTCGCGACCATCGAGTCGGTGCTCGTGGAGCACGGCTTCTCGCTCGAGGATGTCGTGCACAGCCGTCTCGCCGTCAGCGACTTCGCCAACTGGGAGGAGGCGGCCCGCGCGCACGGCGAGGTCTACGCCGAGATCCGCCCGGCGTTCACGCTCACGCACGCGATGCCCTTCGTCGACCCCGCGATCCTCGTCGAGGTCGGCGCGGTCGCCACGCGCAGCCGCGCCTGA
- a CDS encoding NAD-dependent succinate-semialdehyde dehydrogenase: protein MAKYRVQNPATGEIVETFEAATDEQIEQTLEASDSAYREWRERSVQERAAAVRRVAELFEERKDELARLISVEMGKSIAESLDEVEFARSIIDYYGVHGPSLITDHEIPSTVPGKAIIEHLPVGALLGVMPWNFPYYQVARFAAPNLVLGNTIILKHADICARSALTIQEIMEEAGVPVGGYQNVFASHDQIATMIADPRVQGVSLTGSERAGAIIGEHAGRHLKKCVLELGGNDAMVVLDSDDVAGVAKAAWDFRVYNGGQVCNSNKRFIVMDEIYDEFVAELRRLAEGLEPGDQLDLGDGQYVPLSSRAAAETVHAQVQKAVAAGATLEVGGVLSEGPGAYYSPAVLTGVPRDSESYREEMFGPVATVYRVFSDEEALDLANDSPFGLGGSVFSTDEARAARIASRLDVGMTHVNTIAAEAAELPFGGVKRSGFGREMGPIGIGEFANRRLSFVAK from the coding sequence ATGGCGAAGTACCGAGTTCAGAACCCCGCGACCGGCGAGATCGTCGAGACCTTCGAGGCCGCGACCGACGAGCAGATCGAGCAGACGCTCGAGGCGTCCGACAGCGCCTACCGCGAGTGGCGCGAACGCAGCGTGCAGGAACGCGCGGCCGCCGTGCGGCGCGTGGCCGAGCTGTTCGAGGAGCGCAAGGACGAACTCGCCCGGCTCATCTCGGTCGAGATGGGCAAGTCGATCGCCGAGTCGCTCGACGAGGTCGAGTTCGCGCGGTCGATCATCGACTACTACGGCGTGCACGGGCCGAGCCTCATCACCGATCACGAGATCCCGAGCACGGTGCCCGGCAAGGCGATCATCGAGCACCTTCCGGTGGGGGCCCTGCTCGGCGTGATGCCGTGGAACTTCCCGTACTACCAGGTGGCGCGGTTCGCGGCCCCGAACCTCGTGCTCGGCAACACGATCATCCTGAAGCACGCCGACATCTGCGCCCGTTCGGCCCTCACGATCCAGGAGATCATGGAGGAGGCCGGCGTTCCCGTGGGCGGGTACCAGAACGTGTTCGCGTCGCACGACCAGATCGCGACCATGATCGCCGACCCGCGCGTGCAGGGCGTCTCGCTCACGGGCTCCGAGCGAGCCGGAGCCATCATCGGCGAGCACGCGGGGCGGCACCTGAAGAAGTGCGTGCTCGAGCTCGGCGGCAACGACGCCATGGTCGTGCTCGACTCCGACGACGTCGCCGGCGTCGCGAAGGCGGCATGGGACTTCCGCGTCTACAACGGCGGCCAGGTGTGCAACTCGAACAAGCGGTTCATCGTGATGGACGAGATCTACGACGAGTTCGTCGCCGAACTGCGCCGCCTCGCCGAGGGACTCGAGCCCGGAGACCAGCTCGACCTCGGCGACGGCCAGTACGTGCCGCTCTCGTCTCGCGCCGCGGCCGAGACGGTGCACGCCCAGGTGCAGAAGGCCGTCGCCGCCGGCGCGACGCTCGAGGTCGGCGGCGTGCTTTCCGAAGGGCCGGGCGCGTACTACTCGCCTGCTGTGCTGACCGGCGTTCCGCGCGACTCCGAGTCCTACCGCGAGGAGATGTTCGGCCCCGTTGCGACGGTCTACCGCGTCTTCAGCGACGAGGAGGCGCTCGACCTCGCCAACGACAGCCCCTTCGGCCTCGGCGGCTCCGTCTTCTCGACCGACGAGGCCCGCGCCGCACGGATCGCCTCTCGGCTCGACGTCGGCATGACGCACGTCAACACCATCGCCGCCGAAGCCGCCGAACTGCCGTTCGGCGGTGTCAAGCGCTCCGGGTTCGGGCGCGAGATGGGCCCCATCGGCATCGGCGAGTTCGCGAACCGCCGCCTCTCGTTCGTCGCGAAGTAG
- a CDS encoding cupin domain-containing protein, translated as MTGEQADALRLVAGALTDAAGLALAHEPVPADQVVAGAPTTAYLALDASEAGEIGVWEMSVGAMRDVEVDEVFVVLAGDATVEFESPALASIELGPGSVARLEAGMTTVWTVRETLRKVFISR; from the coding sequence GTGACCGGCGAGCAGGCCGACGCGCTGCGGCTCGTCGCGGGGGCGCTGACGGATGCCGCGGGCCTCGCGCTCGCGCACGAACCCGTCCCGGCCGATCAGGTCGTCGCCGGGGCCCCGACCACCGCCTACCTCGCGCTCGACGCCTCGGAGGCCGGTGAGATCGGCGTCTGGGAGATGTCCGTCGGCGCAATGCGCGACGTCGAGGTCGACGAGGTGTTCGTCGTGCTCGCGGGCGATGCGACCGTGGAGTTCGAGTCCCCGGCGCTCGCGTCGATCGAGCTCGGGCCTGGATCGGTTGCACGGCTCGAAGCCGGCATGACGACGGTGTGGACGGTGCGCGAGACGCTCCGCAAGGTGTTCATCTCGCGCTGA